The following proteins come from a genomic window of Scomber japonicus isolate fScoJap1 chromosome 4, fScoJap1.pri, whole genome shotgun sequence:
- the csde1 gene encoding cold shock domain-containing protein E1 isoform X3, which yields MGSPWKGFVEFTLPASPPTAFVSADLSSTSPVGLSLSPYGRSMSFDPGMLHNNGHTAYANGTGPGIRETGVVEKLLTSYGFIQCSERQARLFFHCSQYNGNLQELKIGDDVEFEVSSDRRTGKPIAVKLLKIKPEVLPEERISGQVVSAIPVHLDGKSAPGQVPTGSVCYERNGEVFYLTYTPDDVEGNIHLDTGDKVSFYMETNKHTGAVSARNIQLVKKKQMRCQGVVCATKEAFGFIERADVVKEIFFHYSEFKGDLEALQAGDDVEFTIKDRNGKEVATDVRLLPQGTVIFEDISIEQFEGTVAKVIPKVSTKNQNDPLPGRISARIGFSDKELPFGEKDTKSKVTLLEGDHIQFNISTDRRDKLERATNIDILPDTFNFTKETREMGVIAAIRDGFGFIKCVDRDARMFFHFSEVLEESQLHISDEVEFTVVPDMLSAQRNHAVRIKKLPKGTVSFHTQSEQRFVGVVEKEIMSATAKNASPNKNKEKVTHESEEGVIAYEDCGVKLTVQYHTKDLEGGCHPQAGDKVEFSINEVKRTGQQSAVSIRVLNRNASNAKRLHGFVATLKDNFGFIETANHDQEIFFHYSEMCGDLDNLELGDTVEYTLSKGKGNKVSAEKVTKVAAVNGIGDDVSVTVMMGKVIRPLRSVDPSQTEYQGLIETSEEGGTKGQNYPFGIMGMANKADCLQKGELVKFQICTVTQTGQKMACNVVPQRRAMVECVKDQFGFITYEVGESKKLFFHVKEVQDGLELQTGDEVEFSVVLNQRTGKCSACNVRRVSEGPKPVVTPRPDRLVNRLKSITLDDASAPRLVIVRQPRGPDNSKGFNVERKTRQPGVID from the exons ATGGGCAGCCCCTGGAAAGGCTTTGTTGAGTTTACCTTGCCTGCGTCGCCACCCACCGCGTTTGTTAGCGCTGACCTGAGCAGCACATCCCCTGTCGGACTCAGCCTGTCGCCATATGGCCGATCC ATGAGTTTTGACCCAGGCATGCTCCATAATAATGGGCACACTGCGTACGCCAACGGCACAGGGCCTGGCATCAGAGAGACAGGCGTGGTGGAGAAGCTTCTAACTTCTTACGGTTTCATCCAGTGCTCCGAACGCCAGGCTCGTCTCTTTTTCCACTGCTCCCAGTACAATGGTAACCTGCAGGAGCTTAAAATAGGAG atgatgtagagTTTGAGGTATCCTCTGACAGGCGCACTGGCAAGCCCATAGCAGTGAAGCTGCTTAAGATAAAGCCAGAGGTGCTGCCAGAGGAGCGCATCTCGGGCCAG GTTGTCTCAGCAATCCCAGTGCACTTGGATGGAAAGTCTGCTCCTGGCCAGGTGCCCACCGGCAGTGTTTGCTATGAAAGAAACGGG GAAGTGTTCTACCTTACCTACACTCCTGATGATGTAGAGGGTAACATCCACCTGGACACCGGTGATAAAGTCAGCTTTTATATGGAGACCAACAAGCA TACTGGAGCAGTCAGTGCTCGTAATATTCAACTGGTGAAGAAAAAGCAAATGAGGTGCCAGGGTGTGGTGTGTGCTACAAAG GAGGCATTTGGATTCATTGAGAGGGCTGACGTGGTGAAGGAGATCTTTTTTCACTACAGTGAGTTCAAGGGTGATCTGGAGGCTCTGCAGGCTGGAGATGATGTCGAGTTCACCATTAAAGACAGAAAT GGTAAAGAAGTAGCCACAGATGTGAGACTGCTCCCCCAAGGAACAGTCATCTTTGAGGATATTAGCATTGAGCAGTTTGAAGGCACAGTCGCCAAGGTTATTCCCAAGGTTTCCACCAAAAACCAG AATGACCCTCTTCCAGGACGCATCAGTGCCAGGATCGGTTTCAGTGACAAGGAACTGCCATTTGGGGAAAAGGACACCAAATCCAAGGTGACCCTTTTGGAAGGGGACCACATACAGTTCAACATCTCCACCGACCGTAGAGACAAGCTGGAGAGGGCGACCAACATAGACATCCTTCCAGACACCTTCAACTTCACCAAGGAGACACGTGAAATG GGGGTGATTGCAGCTATACGTGATGGCTTTGGCTTCATTAAATGTGTGGATCGGGATGCTAGGATGTTCTTTCACTTCAGTGAAGTCCTGGAGGAGAGCCAACTGCACATCTCAGATGAAGTGGAGTTCACTGTTGTGCCT GATATGCTGTCAGCTCAGAGGAACCATGCAGTGCGCATCAAGAAGCTGCCCAAAGGCACTGTGTCCTTCCATACCCAGTCTGAGCAGCGCTTTGTTGGTGTGGTGGAGAAGGAAATTATGTCAGCCACCGCCAAAAACGCCAGTCCCAACAAGAACAAGGAGAAGGTAACGCAT GAATCTGAGGAAGGAGTGATTGCATATGAAGACTGCGGAGTGAAGCTCACTGTGCAATACCATACCAAGGATCTGGAGGGAGGATGTCACCCACAGGCTGGAGACAAG GTGGAGTTCTCCATCAATGAAGTGAAGAGAACAGGCCAGCAGAGTGCAGTCTCCATCAGGGTCCTCAACCGAAATGCTTCCAATGCCAAGAGACTGCACGGATTTGTTGCCACACTGAAGGACAACTTTGGCTTCATCGAGACAGCAAATCATGACCAGGAGATTTTCTTTCACTACAG TGAAATGTGTGGAGACTTGGACAACTTGGAGCTTGGTGACACAGTGGAGTACACTCTCTctaaaggaaaaggaaacaaagtCAGCGCTGAAAAGGTTACCAAAGTGGCTGCAG TGAATGGCATCGGTGATGATGTTAGTGTAACAGTGATGATGGGGAAAGTCATCCGTCCCTTACGCAGTGTGGACCCGTCCCAGACAGAATACCAAGGGCTTATTGAAACCTCAGAGGAAG GTGGAACTAAAGGCCAGAATTATCCCTTTGGAATCATGGGCATGGCAAACAAGGCTGATTGTCTTCAGAAAGGAGAGCTTGTCAAGTTCCAGATTTGCACAGTAACTCAGACTGGACAGAAGATGGCCTGTAATGTGGTCCCCCAGCGTAGAGCCATGGTGGAGTGTGTTAAAGACCAG TTTGGCTTCATCACATATGAAGTAGGTGAGAGCAAGAAGCTTTTCTTCCATGTAAAAGAAGTACAGGATGGCCTGGAGCTCCAGACCGGGGATGAGGTGGAGTTCTCAGTTGTCCTCAATCAACGCACAGGAAAATGTAGTGCCTGCAACGTACGCAGAGTCAG TGAGGGGCCAAAACCAGTGGTGACTCCACGTCCTGACCGCCTAGTGAACAGACTGAAAAGCATTACCCTTGATGATGCCAGTGCTCCTCGCCTGGTTATTGTAAGACAGCCCCGTGGTCCTGACAATTCAAAG GGCTTCAATGTGGAGCGCAAGACTCGCCAGCCTGGAGTCATTGACTGA
- the csde1 gene encoding cold shock domain-containing protein E1 isoform X4, producing the protein MGSPWKGFVEFTLPASPPTAFVSADLSSTSPVGLSLSPYGRSMSFDPGMLHNNGHTAYANGTGPGIRETGVVEKLLTSYGFIQCSERQARLFFHCSQYNGNLQELKIGDDVEFEVSSDRRTGKPIAVKLLKIKPEVLPEERISGQVVSAIPVHLDGKSAPGQVPTGSVCYERNGEVFYLTYTPDDVEGNIHLDTGDKVSFYMETNKHTGAVSARNIQLVKKKQMRCQGVVCATKEAFGFIERADVVKEIFFHYSEFKGDLEALQAGDDVEFTIKDRNGKEVATDVRLLPQGTVIFEDISIEQFEGTVAKVIPKVSTKNQNDPLPGRISARIGFSDKELPFGEKDTKSKVTLLEGDHIQFNISTDRRDKLERATNIDILPDTFNFTKETREMGVIAAIRDGFGFIKCVDRDARMFFHFSEVLEESQLHISDEVEFTVVPDMLSAQRNHAVRIKKLPKGTVSFHTQSEQRFVGVVEKEIMSATAKNASPNKNKEKESEEGVIAYEDCGVKLTVQYHTKDLEGGCHPQAGDKVEFSINEVKRTGQQSAVSIRVLNRNASNAKRLHGFVATLKDNFGFIETANHDQEIFFHYSEMCGDLDNLELGDTVEYTLSKGKGNKVSAEKVTKVAAVNGIGDDVSVTVMMGKVIRPLRSVDPSQTEYQGLIETSEEGGTKGQNYPFGIMGMANKADCLQKGELVKFQICTVTQTGQKMACNVVPQRRAMVECVKDQFGFITYEVGESKKLFFHVKEVQDGLELQTGDEVEFSVVLNQRTGKCSACNVRRVSEGPKPVVTPRPDRLVNRLKSITLDDASAPRLVIVRQPRGPDNSKGFNVERKTRQPGVID; encoded by the exons ATGGGCAGCCCCTGGAAAGGCTTTGTTGAGTTTACCTTGCCTGCGTCGCCACCCACCGCGTTTGTTAGCGCTGACCTGAGCAGCACATCCCCTGTCGGACTCAGCCTGTCGCCATATGGCCGATCC ATGAGTTTTGACCCAGGCATGCTCCATAATAATGGGCACACTGCGTACGCCAACGGCACAGGGCCTGGCATCAGAGAGACAGGCGTGGTGGAGAAGCTTCTAACTTCTTACGGTTTCATCCAGTGCTCCGAACGCCAGGCTCGTCTCTTTTTCCACTGCTCCCAGTACAATGGTAACCTGCAGGAGCTTAAAATAGGAG atgatgtagagTTTGAGGTATCCTCTGACAGGCGCACTGGCAAGCCCATAGCAGTGAAGCTGCTTAAGATAAAGCCAGAGGTGCTGCCAGAGGAGCGCATCTCGGGCCAG GTTGTCTCAGCAATCCCAGTGCACTTGGATGGAAAGTCTGCTCCTGGCCAGGTGCCCACCGGCAGTGTTTGCTATGAAAGAAACGGG GAAGTGTTCTACCTTACCTACACTCCTGATGATGTAGAGGGTAACATCCACCTGGACACCGGTGATAAAGTCAGCTTTTATATGGAGACCAACAAGCA TACTGGAGCAGTCAGTGCTCGTAATATTCAACTGGTGAAGAAAAAGCAAATGAGGTGCCAGGGTGTGGTGTGTGCTACAAAG GAGGCATTTGGATTCATTGAGAGGGCTGACGTGGTGAAGGAGATCTTTTTTCACTACAGTGAGTTCAAGGGTGATCTGGAGGCTCTGCAGGCTGGAGATGATGTCGAGTTCACCATTAAAGACAGAAAT GGTAAAGAAGTAGCCACAGATGTGAGACTGCTCCCCCAAGGAACAGTCATCTTTGAGGATATTAGCATTGAGCAGTTTGAAGGCACAGTCGCCAAGGTTATTCCCAAGGTTTCCACCAAAAACCAG AATGACCCTCTTCCAGGACGCATCAGTGCCAGGATCGGTTTCAGTGACAAGGAACTGCCATTTGGGGAAAAGGACACCAAATCCAAGGTGACCCTTTTGGAAGGGGACCACATACAGTTCAACATCTCCACCGACCGTAGAGACAAGCTGGAGAGGGCGACCAACATAGACATCCTTCCAGACACCTTCAACTTCACCAAGGAGACACGTGAAATG GGGGTGATTGCAGCTATACGTGATGGCTTTGGCTTCATTAAATGTGTGGATCGGGATGCTAGGATGTTCTTTCACTTCAGTGAAGTCCTGGAGGAGAGCCAACTGCACATCTCAGATGAAGTGGAGTTCACTGTTGTGCCT GATATGCTGTCAGCTCAGAGGAACCATGCAGTGCGCATCAAGAAGCTGCCCAAAGGCACTGTGTCCTTCCATACCCAGTCTGAGCAGCGCTTTGTTGGTGTGGTGGAGAAGGAAATTATGTCAGCCACCGCCAAAAACGCCAGTCCCAACAAGAACAAGGAGAAG GAATCTGAGGAAGGAGTGATTGCATATGAAGACTGCGGAGTGAAGCTCACTGTGCAATACCATACCAAGGATCTGGAGGGAGGATGTCACCCACAGGCTGGAGACAAG GTGGAGTTCTCCATCAATGAAGTGAAGAGAACAGGCCAGCAGAGTGCAGTCTCCATCAGGGTCCTCAACCGAAATGCTTCCAATGCCAAGAGACTGCACGGATTTGTTGCCACACTGAAGGACAACTTTGGCTTCATCGAGACAGCAAATCATGACCAGGAGATTTTCTTTCACTACAG TGAAATGTGTGGAGACTTGGACAACTTGGAGCTTGGTGACACAGTGGAGTACACTCTCTctaaaggaaaaggaaacaaagtCAGCGCTGAAAAGGTTACCAAAGTGGCTGCAG TGAATGGCATCGGTGATGATGTTAGTGTAACAGTGATGATGGGGAAAGTCATCCGTCCCTTACGCAGTGTGGACCCGTCCCAGACAGAATACCAAGGGCTTATTGAAACCTCAGAGGAAG GTGGAACTAAAGGCCAGAATTATCCCTTTGGAATCATGGGCATGGCAAACAAGGCTGATTGTCTTCAGAAAGGAGAGCTTGTCAAGTTCCAGATTTGCACAGTAACTCAGACTGGACAGAAGATGGCCTGTAATGTGGTCCCCCAGCGTAGAGCCATGGTGGAGTGTGTTAAAGACCAG TTTGGCTTCATCACATATGAAGTAGGTGAGAGCAAGAAGCTTTTCTTCCATGTAAAAGAAGTACAGGATGGCCTGGAGCTCCAGACCGGGGATGAGGTGGAGTTCTCAGTTGTCCTCAATCAACGCACAGGAAAATGTAGTGCCTGCAACGTACGCAGAGTCAG TGAGGGGCCAAAACCAGTGGTGACTCCACGTCCTGACCGCCTAGTGAACAGACTGAAAAGCATTACCCTTGATGATGCCAGTGCTCCTCGCCTGGTTATTGTAAGACAGCCCCGTGGTCCTGACAATTCAAAG GGCTTCAATGTGGAGCGCAAGACTCGCCAGCCTGGAGTCATTGACTGA
- the csde1 gene encoding cold shock domain-containing protein E1 isoform X6 encodes MGSPWKGFVEFTLPASPPTAFVSADLSSTSPVGLSLSPYGRSMSFDPGMLHNNGHTAYANGTGPGIRETGVVEKLLTSYGFIQCSERQARLFFHCSQYNGNLQELKIGDDVEFEVSSDRRTGKPIAVKLLKIKPEVLPEERISGQVGPDLHAYPFTVLHGYIHPVVSAIPVHLDGKSAPGQVPTGSVCYERNGEVFYLTYTPDDVEGNIHLDTGDKVSFYMETNKHTGAVSARNIQLVKKKQMRCQGVVCATKEAFGFIERADVVKEIFFHYSEFKGDLEALQAGDDVEFTIKDRNGKEVATDVRLLPQGTVIFEDISIEQFEGTVAKVIPKVSTKNQNDPLPGRISARIGFSDKELPFGEKDTKSKVTLLEGDHIQFNISTDRRDKLERATNIDILPDTFNFTKETREMDMLSAQRNHAVRIKKLPKGTVSFHTQSEQRFVGVVEKEIMSATAKNASPNKNKEKVTHESEEGVIAYEDCGVKLTVQYHTKDLEGGCHPQAGDKVEFSINEVKRTGQQSAVSIRVLNRNASNAKRLHGFVATLKDNFGFIETANHDQEIFFHYSEMCGDLDNLELGDTVEYTLSKGKGNKVSAEKVTKVAAVNGIGDDVSVTVMMGKVIRPLRSVDPSQTEYQGLIETSEEGGTKGQNYPFGIMGMANKADCLQKGELVKFQICTVTQTGQKMACNVVPQRRAMVECVKDQFGFITYEVGESKKLFFHVKEVQDGLELQTGDEVEFSVVLNQRTGKCSACNVRRVSEGPKPVVTPRPDRLVNRLKSITLDDASAPRLVIVRQPRGPDNSKGFNVERKTRQPGVID; translated from the exons ATGGGCAGCCCCTGGAAAGGCTTTGTTGAGTTTACCTTGCCTGCGTCGCCACCCACCGCGTTTGTTAGCGCTGACCTGAGCAGCACATCCCCTGTCGGACTCAGCCTGTCGCCATATGGCCGATCC ATGAGTTTTGACCCAGGCATGCTCCATAATAATGGGCACACTGCGTACGCCAACGGCACAGGGCCTGGCATCAGAGAGACAGGCGTGGTGGAGAAGCTTCTAACTTCTTACGGTTTCATCCAGTGCTCCGAACGCCAGGCTCGTCTCTTTTTCCACTGCTCCCAGTACAATGGTAACCTGCAGGAGCTTAAAATAGGAG atgatgtagagTTTGAGGTATCCTCTGACAGGCGCACTGGCAAGCCCATAGCAGTGAAGCTGCTTAAGATAAAGCCAGAGGTGCTGCCAGAGGAGCGCATCTCGGGCCAGGTGGGGCCAGACCTGCACGCCTATCCCTTTACTGTGCTGCATGGTTATATTCATCCA GTTGTCTCAGCAATCCCAGTGCACTTGGATGGAAAGTCTGCTCCTGGCCAGGTGCCCACCGGCAGTGTTTGCTATGAAAGAAACGGG GAAGTGTTCTACCTTACCTACACTCCTGATGATGTAGAGGGTAACATCCACCTGGACACCGGTGATAAAGTCAGCTTTTATATGGAGACCAACAAGCA TACTGGAGCAGTCAGTGCTCGTAATATTCAACTGGTGAAGAAAAAGCAAATGAGGTGCCAGGGTGTGGTGTGTGCTACAAAG GAGGCATTTGGATTCATTGAGAGGGCTGACGTGGTGAAGGAGATCTTTTTTCACTACAGTGAGTTCAAGGGTGATCTGGAGGCTCTGCAGGCTGGAGATGATGTCGAGTTCACCATTAAAGACAGAAAT GGTAAAGAAGTAGCCACAGATGTGAGACTGCTCCCCCAAGGAACAGTCATCTTTGAGGATATTAGCATTGAGCAGTTTGAAGGCACAGTCGCCAAGGTTATTCCCAAGGTTTCCACCAAAAACCAG AATGACCCTCTTCCAGGACGCATCAGTGCCAGGATCGGTTTCAGTGACAAGGAACTGCCATTTGGGGAAAAGGACACCAAATCCAAGGTGACCCTTTTGGAAGGGGACCACATACAGTTCAACATCTCCACCGACCGTAGAGACAAGCTGGAGAGGGCGACCAACATAGACATCCTTCCAGACACCTTCAACTTCACCAAGGAGACACGTGAAATG GATATGCTGTCAGCTCAGAGGAACCATGCAGTGCGCATCAAGAAGCTGCCCAAAGGCACTGTGTCCTTCCATACCCAGTCTGAGCAGCGCTTTGTTGGTGTGGTGGAGAAGGAAATTATGTCAGCCACCGCCAAAAACGCCAGTCCCAACAAGAACAAGGAGAAGGTAACGCAT GAATCTGAGGAAGGAGTGATTGCATATGAAGACTGCGGAGTGAAGCTCACTGTGCAATACCATACCAAGGATCTGGAGGGAGGATGTCACCCACAGGCTGGAGACAAG GTGGAGTTCTCCATCAATGAAGTGAAGAGAACAGGCCAGCAGAGTGCAGTCTCCATCAGGGTCCTCAACCGAAATGCTTCCAATGCCAAGAGACTGCACGGATTTGTTGCCACACTGAAGGACAACTTTGGCTTCATCGAGACAGCAAATCATGACCAGGAGATTTTCTTTCACTACAG TGAAATGTGTGGAGACTTGGACAACTTGGAGCTTGGTGACACAGTGGAGTACACTCTCTctaaaggaaaaggaaacaaagtCAGCGCTGAAAAGGTTACCAAAGTGGCTGCAG TGAATGGCATCGGTGATGATGTTAGTGTAACAGTGATGATGGGGAAAGTCATCCGTCCCTTACGCAGTGTGGACCCGTCCCAGACAGAATACCAAGGGCTTATTGAAACCTCAGAGGAAG GTGGAACTAAAGGCCAGAATTATCCCTTTGGAATCATGGGCATGGCAAACAAGGCTGATTGTCTTCAGAAAGGAGAGCTTGTCAAGTTCCAGATTTGCACAGTAACTCAGACTGGACAGAAGATGGCCTGTAATGTGGTCCCCCAGCGTAGAGCCATGGTGGAGTGTGTTAAAGACCAG TTTGGCTTCATCACATATGAAGTAGGTGAGAGCAAGAAGCTTTTCTTCCATGTAAAAGAAGTACAGGATGGCCTGGAGCTCCAGACCGGGGATGAGGTGGAGTTCTCAGTTGTCCTCAATCAACGCACAGGAAAATGTAGTGCCTGCAACGTACGCAGAGTCAG TGAGGGGCCAAAACCAGTGGTGACTCCACGTCCTGACCGCCTAGTGAACAGACTGAAAAGCATTACCCTTGATGATGCCAGTGCTCCTCGCCTGGTTATTGTAAGACAGCCCCGTGGTCCTGACAATTCAAAG GGCTTCAATGTGGAGCGCAAGACTCGCCAGCCTGGAGTCATTGACTGA
- the csde1 gene encoding cold shock domain-containing protein E1 isoform X1 — MGSPWKGFVEFTLPASPPTAFVSADLSSTSPVGLSLSPYGRSMSFDPGMLHNNGHTAYANGTGPGIRETGVVEKLLTSYGFIQCSERQARLFFHCSQYNGNLQELKIGDDVEFEVSSDRRTGKPIAVKLLKIKPEVLPEERISGQVGPDLHAYPFTVLHGYIHPVVSAIPVHLDGKSAPGQVPTGSVCYERNGEVFYLTYTPDDVEGNIHLDTGDKVSFYMETNKHTGAVSARNIQLVKKKQMRCQGVVCATKEAFGFIERADVVKEIFFHYSEFKGDLEALQAGDDVEFTIKDRNGKEVATDVRLLPQGTVIFEDISIEQFEGTVAKVIPKVSTKNQNDPLPGRISARIGFSDKELPFGEKDTKSKVTLLEGDHIQFNISTDRRDKLERATNIDILPDTFNFTKETREMGVIAAIRDGFGFIKCVDRDARMFFHFSEVLEESQLHISDEVEFTVVPDMLSAQRNHAVRIKKLPKGTVSFHTQSEQRFVGVVEKEIMSATAKNASPNKNKEKVTHESEEGVIAYEDCGVKLTVQYHTKDLEGGCHPQAGDKVEFSINEVKRTGQQSAVSIRVLNRNASNAKRLHGFVATLKDNFGFIETANHDQEIFFHYSEMCGDLDNLELGDTVEYTLSKGKGNKVSAEKVTKVAAVNGIGDDVSVTVMMGKVIRPLRSVDPSQTEYQGLIETSEEGGTKGQNYPFGIMGMANKADCLQKGELVKFQICTVTQTGQKMACNVVPQRRAMVECVKDQFGFITYEVGESKKLFFHVKEVQDGLELQTGDEVEFSVVLNQRTGKCSACNVRRVSEGPKPVVTPRPDRLVNRLKSITLDDASAPRLVIVRQPRGPDNSKGFNVERKTRQPGVID, encoded by the exons ATGGGCAGCCCCTGGAAAGGCTTTGTTGAGTTTACCTTGCCTGCGTCGCCACCCACCGCGTTTGTTAGCGCTGACCTGAGCAGCACATCCCCTGTCGGACTCAGCCTGTCGCCATATGGCCGATCC ATGAGTTTTGACCCAGGCATGCTCCATAATAATGGGCACACTGCGTACGCCAACGGCACAGGGCCTGGCATCAGAGAGACAGGCGTGGTGGAGAAGCTTCTAACTTCTTACGGTTTCATCCAGTGCTCCGAACGCCAGGCTCGTCTCTTTTTCCACTGCTCCCAGTACAATGGTAACCTGCAGGAGCTTAAAATAGGAG atgatgtagagTTTGAGGTATCCTCTGACAGGCGCACTGGCAAGCCCATAGCAGTGAAGCTGCTTAAGATAAAGCCAGAGGTGCTGCCAGAGGAGCGCATCTCGGGCCAGGTGGGGCCAGACCTGCACGCCTATCCCTTTACTGTGCTGCATGGTTATATTCATCCA GTTGTCTCAGCAATCCCAGTGCACTTGGATGGAAAGTCTGCTCCTGGCCAGGTGCCCACCGGCAGTGTTTGCTATGAAAGAAACGGG GAAGTGTTCTACCTTACCTACACTCCTGATGATGTAGAGGGTAACATCCACCTGGACACCGGTGATAAAGTCAGCTTTTATATGGAGACCAACAAGCA TACTGGAGCAGTCAGTGCTCGTAATATTCAACTGGTGAAGAAAAAGCAAATGAGGTGCCAGGGTGTGGTGTGTGCTACAAAG GAGGCATTTGGATTCATTGAGAGGGCTGACGTGGTGAAGGAGATCTTTTTTCACTACAGTGAGTTCAAGGGTGATCTGGAGGCTCTGCAGGCTGGAGATGATGTCGAGTTCACCATTAAAGACAGAAAT GGTAAAGAAGTAGCCACAGATGTGAGACTGCTCCCCCAAGGAACAGTCATCTTTGAGGATATTAGCATTGAGCAGTTTGAAGGCACAGTCGCCAAGGTTATTCCCAAGGTTTCCACCAAAAACCAG AATGACCCTCTTCCAGGACGCATCAGTGCCAGGATCGGTTTCAGTGACAAGGAACTGCCATTTGGGGAAAAGGACACCAAATCCAAGGTGACCCTTTTGGAAGGGGACCACATACAGTTCAACATCTCCACCGACCGTAGAGACAAGCTGGAGAGGGCGACCAACATAGACATCCTTCCAGACACCTTCAACTTCACCAAGGAGACACGTGAAATG GGGGTGATTGCAGCTATACGTGATGGCTTTGGCTTCATTAAATGTGTGGATCGGGATGCTAGGATGTTCTTTCACTTCAGTGAAGTCCTGGAGGAGAGCCAACTGCACATCTCAGATGAAGTGGAGTTCACTGTTGTGCCT GATATGCTGTCAGCTCAGAGGAACCATGCAGTGCGCATCAAGAAGCTGCCCAAAGGCACTGTGTCCTTCCATACCCAGTCTGAGCAGCGCTTTGTTGGTGTGGTGGAGAAGGAAATTATGTCAGCCACCGCCAAAAACGCCAGTCCCAACAAGAACAAGGAGAAGGTAACGCAT GAATCTGAGGAAGGAGTGATTGCATATGAAGACTGCGGAGTGAAGCTCACTGTGCAATACCATACCAAGGATCTGGAGGGAGGATGTCACCCACAGGCTGGAGACAAG GTGGAGTTCTCCATCAATGAAGTGAAGAGAACAGGCCAGCAGAGTGCAGTCTCCATCAGGGTCCTCAACCGAAATGCTTCCAATGCCAAGAGACTGCACGGATTTGTTGCCACACTGAAGGACAACTTTGGCTTCATCGAGACAGCAAATCATGACCAGGAGATTTTCTTTCACTACAG TGAAATGTGTGGAGACTTGGACAACTTGGAGCTTGGTGACACAGTGGAGTACACTCTCTctaaaggaaaaggaaacaaagtCAGCGCTGAAAAGGTTACCAAAGTGGCTGCAG TGAATGGCATCGGTGATGATGTTAGTGTAACAGTGATGATGGGGAAAGTCATCCGTCCCTTACGCAGTGTGGACCCGTCCCAGACAGAATACCAAGGGCTTATTGAAACCTCAGAGGAAG GTGGAACTAAAGGCCAGAATTATCCCTTTGGAATCATGGGCATGGCAAACAAGGCTGATTGTCTTCAGAAAGGAGAGCTTGTCAAGTTCCAGATTTGCACAGTAACTCAGACTGGACAGAAGATGGCCTGTAATGTGGTCCCCCAGCGTAGAGCCATGGTGGAGTGTGTTAAAGACCAG TTTGGCTTCATCACATATGAAGTAGGTGAGAGCAAGAAGCTTTTCTTCCATGTAAAAGAAGTACAGGATGGCCTGGAGCTCCAGACCGGGGATGAGGTGGAGTTCTCAGTTGTCCTCAATCAACGCACAGGAAAATGTAGTGCCTGCAACGTACGCAGAGTCAG TGAGGGGCCAAAACCAGTGGTGACTCCACGTCCTGACCGCCTAGTGAACAGACTGAAAAGCATTACCCTTGATGATGCCAGTGCTCCTCGCCTGGTTATTGTAAGACAGCCCCGTGGTCCTGACAATTCAAAG GGCTTCAATGTGGAGCGCAAGACTCGCCAGCCTGGAGTCATTGACTGA